DNA sequence from the Halocalculus aciditolerans genome:
CTCGGTCTACATTCCACCAGATCGGGAGATGAACAAGTCGAGTGTCCCTCGGGTACTCCCGTTAGACGACGAGTTGCGACTTCTCCTCATCGAGTACCTTCTCGTGAGACCTGACAACGGGAAACCCTGGATGTTCCTTTCCCCGACTCGCCACAACCAGATGAACAACTCGATGGTGAACGAGATCTGGAAAGACCACTTCCATCCGGAATTCCAATTTGACGAGGACGATCCGTACCGAAGTATCACCTCGCACTTCGGCCGTCACCGGTTCTCAACGCTCTTTCGAAACGAACGGCACTGGCAGGAAGAAAAAGTCCAGTACATGACAGGACACAAAGGTAGCTACGACAGCGACGAGCATGACTCACTCGCCACATACGTCCACACGTACTACGAAGACATCAAAGACCGATACCTTGACGAGATCTACAAATTCGGGCTCGGTGTCTAACTATCAGCAGGTCCGAGGTAGCCCCACGCCTGCAGGCGGTCGCCGTCCCCGTTGATCCACCGTTCGCCGATGTCGTCCCGGTAGTACATGTTCGGCATCACGATCTGATCGATGCGGTCGTAGGCCTGTTCGCGCGCTGCCTGCATCGTGTCGCCTTTGCCGGTGACGACGATGGGCATCCCGTTGTCACCCGCGACACGCCACTGGTCGTCGATCTTCTTCGCGTCCTCCAGGTGGATGCCTTCACGGCTCTCGGTCTCGAAGACGACGGCCGCGTTCCGCGAGTTCTCATCGTACGTTTTGTCGTCATCGAACGGGAACGGCGGCAGGACGACCCGCACGCCGATCTGATACCCGTTGTGGACCTTGAGCTCCGGGTCGTTCCCGTGCGCGAGGTCGTAGAAGAACTCCCCCGTGCCGGACTCAAAGGACTCCTCTTGGAGCGCGATGGTGGGGTAGCCGAAGCGCGGCGTGAACTCCAACGGATAGATCCCGGATTCGTTGACGATGCAGTTGAGGTCGATACTCCCGACGTACCCCTCATTGGCGAGCCAGCCCTCTATCTTGCCGAACGTCTCCTCGAAGAGCTTGTTCTGAGCTGCCCAGAACATCGACGTCCCCATCTCACCAGTGGATGGCCCGATGTTCCCTGGGAATAATTTCTTATGCTCAAAATTGAAATTGACCTGATCAATAAACTCCTCACCGTTGAAGAACCCGCAGATGGCCACCTCGACGCCCTCGACCTTCCGCTGGAGCTGGAAGCCCTTCATCCGGTGGCCCCACGCCTTCTTGTACGCCTTCAGGACGTCGATGATGTCGCTGCCGTCGTCTTCGTTGCCGACGTAGAGCAGGCGTTTGACGTTCTGGACTTCCCCGAGGGGCTTGATGACGTAGGGCGCGGGGTTCTCCTGGACGTGCTTGATGCCCTCGTCGAAGTCGTGGAAGATGTGATGTTCAACCGTA
Encoded proteins:
- a CDS encoding phosphoribosylglycinamide synthetase C domain-containing protein encodes the protein MESKNFLFVSADAALITDTAWQVHKEGHSVKYYIEAEHDKEIGDGFVPKTDDWRAEVEWADVIIFDDIWVGPDIGTGKLAQELREQGHAVVGGTPNTDHLEEDRGYAMEVLEEHGVNTVEHHIFHDFDEGIKHVQENPAPYVIKPLGEVQNVKRLLYVGNEDDGSDIIDVLKAYKKAWGHRMKGFQLQRKVEGVEVAICGFFNGEEFIDQVNFNFEHKKLFPGNIGPSTGEMGTSMFWAAQNKLFEETFGKIEGWLANEGYVGSIDLNCIVNESGIYPLEFTPRFGYPTIALQEESFESGTGEFFYDLAHGNDPELKVHNGYQIGVRVVLPPFPFDDDKTYDENSRNAAVVFETESREGIHLEDAKKIDDQWRVAGDNGMPIVVTGKGDTMQAAREQAYDRIDQIVMPNMYYRDDIGERWINGDGDRLQAWGYLGPADS